The following are from one region of the Actinoplanes sp. L3-i22 genome:
- a CDS encoding LacI family DNA-binding transcriptional regulator has product MAVTIKDVARLAGVSQSSVCRALADPARVRPETRERVESAARELGYHPNRVARSLITGRTLNIGVVLPDLANPFFPSVVKSIQTQARRFDYAVFLSDTDEDPAVEVPAIRALAKQVDGFLLCSPRAPDEDLRSFAGEKPIVVLNRRITPFPSVTADSADGMRQAVAHLHALGHRTIAYVAGPRTSWSNRDRLRGLRAATAAREMTLVEAGNVAPTVDGGAAAADLVLASAATAVLAYNDLVALGLLQRFHVRGVAVPERMSVVGFDDILVAGLVGPPLTTVAIAKEQIGRVGVDLLLELMADRDDGATRRVLPTQLIVRGSTGPVR; this is encoded by the coding sequence GTGGCGGTGACCATCAAGGACGTCGCCCGGCTCGCCGGGGTCTCGCAGTCCTCGGTGTGCCGGGCCCTGGCCGATCCCGCACGGGTCCGGCCGGAGACCCGGGAGCGCGTCGAGAGCGCGGCCCGGGAGCTCGGATATCACCCCAACCGGGTGGCCCGCAGCCTGATCACCGGGCGCACCCTGAACATCGGCGTGGTCCTGCCCGATCTGGCCAACCCGTTCTTCCCGTCGGTGGTGAAGTCGATCCAGACCCAGGCGCGCCGTTTCGACTACGCGGTCTTCCTCAGCGACACCGACGAGGACCCGGCGGTCGAGGTGCCGGCCATCCGGGCCCTCGCCAAGCAGGTCGACGGGTTCCTGCTCTGCTCGCCGCGGGCGCCCGACGAGGACCTGCGGTCGTTCGCCGGGGAGAAGCCGATCGTCGTGCTGAACCGCCGGATCACGCCGTTCCCGTCGGTCACCGCGGACAGCGCCGACGGCATGCGGCAGGCGGTCGCGCACCTGCACGCGCTCGGTCACCGCACCATCGCGTACGTCGCCGGCCCGCGCACCTCCTGGTCCAACCGCGACCGGCTGCGGGGCCTGCGCGCCGCGACCGCCGCCCGGGAGATGACCCTGGTCGAGGCCGGCAACGTCGCGCCCACCGTCGACGGCGGAGCGGCCGCCGCCGACCTCGTGCTCGCCTCCGCGGCCACCGCCGTCCTGGCCTACAACGACCTGGTCGCGCTCGGGCTGCTGCAACGGTTCCACGTCCGGGGCGTCGCCGTCCCGGAGCGGATGAGCGTCGTCGGCTTCGACGACATCCTGGTCGCCGGGCTGGTCGGCCCGCCGCTGACCACGGTCGCGATCGCCAAGGAGCAGATCGGCCGGGTCGGGGTGGATCTGCTGCTGGAGCTGATGGCCGACCGGGACGACGGCGCCACCCGCCGGGTGCTGCCCACCCAGTTGATCGTGCGTGGATCAACCGGTCCAGTTCGGTAA
- a CDS encoding extracellular solute-binding protein, with protein MSPSRRQLLTLTAAAVTVAACSPPDNNTPATSASGPVPDKPAKAVTLNVLDVAGDLQLTQGMIDDFVAKNSGVIERVTYTKATAPELVGKIKAQQAANRVDIDLVLTGVDGLAAGIDQQLWVPLLPTYASRLPGMNNYLHGAAAMQKLAGDQGVTVTYYPSGPLIEYLPAKVPDPPRNTADLLAYAKANPGAVQYARPSNSGPGRTFLMGLPYLLGDTDPKDPVNGWAKTWDYLKQLGETVTLYPSTTSETMKNLANGSAKIIASTTGWDINPRVLGTVPKEAEIGTLNGFHWVTDAHYAVVPKGVSTDKQSAVLNLLAWMLTPEQQAKAYDKGYFFPGPAVDGVTIEMAPAESQQAIREYGRPEYLKLIANNPIEVPLDAKALVAAFDRWDREVGGAKVKK; from the coding sequence ATGTCGCCCAGTCGCCGCCAACTCCTCACCCTCACCGCCGCCGCGGTCACCGTCGCCGCGTGCAGCCCGCCGGACAACAACACGCCGGCCACCAGCGCGTCCGGCCCGGTCCCGGACAAGCCGGCCAAGGCGGTCACCCTCAACGTGCTGGACGTGGCCGGGGACCTGCAGCTCACCCAGGGCATGATCGACGATTTCGTGGCGAAGAACAGCGGGGTGATCGAGCGGGTCACCTACACCAAGGCGACCGCCCCGGAGCTGGTCGGCAAGATCAAGGCGCAGCAGGCGGCCAACCGGGTGGACATCGACCTGGTGCTGACCGGGGTGGACGGCCTGGCCGCCGGGATCGACCAGCAGCTGTGGGTGCCGCTGCTGCCGACCTACGCGAGCCGCCTCCCCGGCATGAACAACTACCTGCACGGCGCGGCCGCGATGCAGAAACTGGCCGGCGACCAGGGCGTGACGGTCACCTACTACCCGTCCGGGCCGCTGATCGAGTACCTGCCGGCCAAGGTGCCCGACCCGCCGCGGAACACCGCCGACCTGCTCGCCTACGCCAAGGCGAACCCGGGCGCGGTGCAGTACGCCCGCCCGTCCAACTCCGGTCCGGGCCGGACGTTCCTGATGGGCCTGCCCTACCTGCTCGGCGACACCGACCCGAAGGACCCGGTCAACGGCTGGGCGAAGACCTGGGACTACCTCAAGCAGCTCGGCGAGACGGTCACGCTCTACCCGTCCACCACCAGCGAGACGATGAAGAACCTGGCGAACGGCTCGGCGAAGATCATCGCGTCGACGACCGGCTGGGACATCAACCCGCGGGTGCTCGGGACGGTGCCGAAGGAGGCCGAGATCGGCACGCTCAACGGCTTCCACTGGGTGACCGACGCGCACTACGCGGTCGTGCCGAAGGGCGTCTCCACCGACAAGCAGTCCGCGGTCCTCAACCTGCTGGCCTGGATGCTCACCCCGGAACAGCAGGCCAAGGCGTACGACAAGGGCTACTTCTTCCCGGGCCCGGCGGTCGACGGCGTGACCATCGAGATGGCGCCCGCGGAGAGCCAGCAGGCGATCCGGGAGTACGGCCGGCCCGAGTACCTCAAGCTCATCGCGAACAACCCGATCGAGGTCCCGCTGGACGCGAAAGCCCTGGTCGCCGCGTTCGACCGGTGGGACCGCGAGGTCGGCGGCGCCAAGGTCAAGAAATGA
- a CDS encoding ABC transporter permease, whose translation MTTATLAIRHRLAERGVDPQLLLLVPATVFVVVLFVYPFCYGIAVSLQPAQGGALAAYRAFFTDAYQRDTIGTTLAIALPAALFNVLAAVPIAYRMRGRFRGKRLLTTVLVVPITLGTVLTAEGLLNFLGPTGWFNRFLLTLGLVDQPVTLTHNYWGVFFSLVITGFPFAFLLVLSYLSGIDPSLERAAATLGAGWAQRFFRITLPLLAPGLATTFCLTFVLAFSVFPSAILVGDPSGSTRVISIAAYEAAYVHYDYAAASAAAIIMGAVELVVISVVLGLRSLLYTGSTAGGKG comes from the coding sequence ATGACCACCGCCACCCTGGCGATCCGGCACCGGCTCGCCGAGCGGGGCGTCGACCCGCAACTGCTGCTCCTGGTCCCGGCCACGGTGTTCGTCGTCGTGCTGTTCGTCTACCCGTTCTGCTACGGCATCGCGGTGTCGCTGCAGCCGGCGCAGGGCGGGGCGCTCGCCGCCTACCGGGCCTTCTTCACCGATGCTTACCAGCGCGACACGATCGGCACGACGCTCGCGATCGCCCTGCCGGCGGCGCTGTTCAACGTGCTCGCCGCGGTGCCGATCGCGTACCGGATGCGCGGCCGGTTCCGCGGCAAGCGGCTGCTCACCACGGTCCTGGTCGTGCCGATCACGCTCGGGACGGTGCTCACCGCGGAAGGGTTGCTGAACTTCCTCGGGCCGACCGGGTGGTTCAACCGGTTCCTGTTGACGCTGGGCCTGGTCGACCAGCCGGTCACGCTCACCCACAACTACTGGGGGGTGTTCTTCTCGCTGGTGATCACCGGATTCCCGTTCGCGTTCCTGCTCGTGCTCTCCTACCTGTCCGGGATCGATCCGAGCCTGGAACGTGCCGCGGCGACGCTCGGGGCGGGCTGGGCACAGCGGTTCTTCCGGATCACGCTGCCGCTGCTCGCGCCGGGCCTGGCCACCACGTTCTGCCTGACGTTCGTCCTCGCGTTCAGCGTCTTCCCGTCGGCGATCCTGGTCGGCGACCCGTCCGGCAGCACCCGGGTGATCAGCATCGCGGCGTACGAGGCGGCCTACGTCCACTACGACTACGCGGCGGCCTCGGCGGCGGCGATCATCATGGGCGCGGTCGAGCTCGTGGTCATCAGCGTCGTGCTCGGGTTGCGCAGCCTGCTCTACACCGGTTCGACCGCGGGAGGCAAAGGATGA
- a CDS encoding trans-aconitate 2-methyltransferase: METTEYALGHTDEEFERVRAQARLWSADTARLLDRLGLAAGARCLDAGCGPGETMRLMAERVGPTGEVTGIDLDPVISSLAPGRVIIHDLTADEPVPGGPYDLVHARLLLFHTPRRAEVLRRLWDAVAPGGHLLVQDYDLGAVGLNPSLDIVEEMTALVVAAFGAAGCDVRAGSRLPYLMAEAGIGAPDGTDVAGRLVPAAAGTPILESVYLSLLPVAYAKGLITPPDAEKAIDTLRRETAANPDRYVLLPLLNGAWKRKGEAR, from the coding sequence ATGGAAACCACTGAGTACGCCCTCGGGCACACCGACGAGGAATTCGAACGGGTCCGCGCGCAGGCGCGGTTGTGGTCGGCCGACACGGCCCGGCTGCTGGATCGTCTCGGGCTGGCGGCCGGCGCCCGATGCCTGGACGCGGGGTGCGGGCCGGGCGAGACGATGCGGCTGATGGCCGAGCGGGTCGGGCCGACCGGCGAGGTGACCGGCATCGACCTGGACCCGGTGATCAGCTCCTTGGCCCCGGGCCGGGTGATCATCCACGACCTGACCGCGGACGAGCCGGTCCCGGGCGGGCCGTACGACCTGGTCCACGCCCGCCTGCTGCTGTTCCACACGCCGCGGCGGGCGGAGGTGCTGCGGCGGCTGTGGGACGCGGTCGCGCCCGGCGGGCACCTGCTGGTGCAGGACTACGACCTGGGCGCGGTCGGGCTGAACCCGTCGCTGGACATCGTCGAGGAGATGACCGCGCTGGTGGTCGCGGCGTTCGGGGCGGCCGGGTGCGACGTGCGGGCCGGCAGCCGGTTGCCGTACCTGATGGCGGAGGCCGGCATCGGCGCGCCGGACGGCACCGACGTGGCCGGCCGGCTGGTCCCGGCCGCGGCCGGCACGCCGATCCTGGAGAGCGTCTACCTGAGCCTGCTCCCGGTCGCCTACGCGAAGGGCCTGATCACGCCGCCCGACGCCGAGAAGGCGATCGACACGCTGCGCCGGGAGACCGCCGCGAACCCCGACCGGTACGTACTGCTGCCCCTGCTCAACGGGGCCTGGAAGCGCAAGGGAGAAGCACGATGA
- a CDS encoding AAA family ATPase, translating to MPRTLVQRDAELAMLDHRLGEVRSGTGAVIVVEGPAGIGKSSLLAAAGLDAAAAGLRVLSAWGGPLERDAGWGIARQLFAPLRQTSEWDALAVGAAAPARRALDDEGATHAPTGDAMHAAAHGLTWLTCGLAARAATLLLVDDVHWADAPSLRWLGQLTRRITGLPLGILCAVRSGEPPAEPDLLAELLAAAGAPVRPSPLRPEAVRSIVLDRLPAAGPAFITACHAATAGNPFLLGALLDHLAAERLEPSDEVAAGLSDFGPDQVARAVDRQLARLPAGTASLARAFAVLGRGASLRQARELAGLDHSDASLLADRLRSAGLLEGGIEGYALVHPLVAAALYTGLPAGERALWHGRAARLLAASRADPETVALHLLRTEPAGEPATVSALSTAADRAWRRGAAQNAATFLRRALTEGPIEAYAEADLLCRLGLVTAEQVKPEAYPLLASAVERATDPDQQAGITLAGARALGMAGYHDQALRLCHRILDADPAPGAAPAVLDEIEAELVCSAWLDAATVPDARRRTLRHTGPDVAPVWGVHHGHLAAIEGRPAAETAAILRPALDAEIGSLLATVLKFALVATEELDIVRGLCDALIDQVRPRGWMTALAHGSFVRAHALVPAGRVGDAVADARFAFEFKLANPPAPGLVWTVFPLVEALTEADDLPSAEAALAAAEAAGWGSPDRPRPSAAAVAGLGSLAPGKLRTALLLERRARLRLAQHRPADAHADLTAAAAIWQALGARHPGLAAWRVDDCLALAALGDFPAARRLAEEHLDLAARVGLAGPRGAGLRALARTVPPVEAVPLLTQAAHLLAASPMRLEYARVLTDLGAALRRANQRAAARDPLVQALDLADHGGMRLIARRARQELLAAGGRPRRTVITGPGALTPAEHRVAVLAALGHSNKQIADQLYVTRRTVETHLTHVFQKLAVSSRAQLATSLPEN from the coding sequence ATGCCGCGCACCCTCGTGCAACGCGATGCTGAGCTGGCGATGCTCGACCACCGGCTCGGCGAGGTGCGCTCCGGGACCGGTGCGGTGATCGTCGTCGAGGGCCCGGCCGGGATCGGCAAGTCCAGTCTGCTCGCCGCCGCCGGCCTCGACGCGGCGGCGGCCGGCCTGCGGGTGCTGTCCGCGTGGGGCGGCCCGCTGGAACGGGACGCCGGCTGGGGGATCGCCCGGCAGCTGTTCGCGCCGCTGCGACAGACCTCGGAGTGGGACGCGCTGGCCGTCGGCGCGGCCGCCCCCGCGCGCCGGGCGCTCGACGACGAGGGCGCCACGCACGCCCCGACCGGCGACGCGATGCACGCCGCCGCGCACGGACTGACCTGGCTGACCTGCGGACTCGCGGCCCGGGCGGCGACGCTGCTGCTGGTCGACGACGTACATTGGGCGGACGCCCCGTCGCTGCGCTGGCTCGGTCAGCTGACCCGCCGGATCACCGGGCTGCCGCTCGGCATCCTGTGCGCGGTCCGCTCCGGCGAGCCGCCGGCCGAACCGGACCTGCTGGCCGAGCTGCTGGCCGCGGCGGGCGCGCCGGTGCGGCCGAGCCCGCTGCGACCGGAGGCGGTCCGGTCGATCGTGCTGGACCGCCTCCCCGCGGCCGGTCCGGCGTTCATCACGGCCTGCCACGCCGCCACCGCCGGCAACCCGTTCCTGCTCGGCGCGCTGCTCGACCACCTCGCCGCGGAACGTCTCGAACCGTCCGACGAGGTCGCCGCCGGGCTCAGTGACTTCGGCCCGGACCAGGTCGCCCGGGCGGTCGACCGCCAGCTCGCCCGGCTGCCCGCCGGGACCGCCTCGCTGGCCCGGGCGTTCGCCGTGCTCGGGCGCGGCGCGTCCCTGCGGCAGGCCCGCGAGCTGGCCGGATTGGATCATTCCGACGCCTCGCTCCTGGCGGACCGGTTGCGGTCCGCCGGGCTCCTGGAGGGCGGGATCGAGGGGTACGCGCTGGTCCACCCGCTGGTCGCCGCGGCGCTCTACACCGGGCTGCCGGCGGGCGAGCGGGCCCTGTGGCACGGCCGGGCGGCCCGGCTGCTCGCCGCGTCCCGGGCCGACCCGGAGACCGTCGCGCTCCACCTGCTGCGTACCGAACCCGCTGGTGAGCCCGCTACGGTCAGCGCGCTGAGCACGGCTGCCGACCGCGCCTGGCGGCGGGGCGCGGCGCAGAACGCGGCGACCTTCCTGCGCCGGGCGTTGACCGAGGGGCCGATCGAGGCGTACGCCGAAGCCGATCTGCTCTGTCGCCTCGGCCTGGTCACCGCCGAGCAGGTCAAGCCGGAGGCCTACCCGCTGCTGGCCTCGGCGGTGGAGCGGGCGACCGATCCTGATCAGCAGGCGGGGATCACCCTGGCCGGTGCCCGGGCGCTGGGCATGGCCGGCTACCACGATCAGGCGCTGCGGCTCTGCCACCGGATCCTGGACGCCGATCCGGCCCCCGGCGCGGCCCCGGCGGTCCTCGACGAGATCGAGGCGGAACTGGTCTGCTCCGCCTGGCTGGACGCCGCGACCGTCCCCGACGCGCGGCGGCGCACGCTGCGGCACACCGGCCCGGACGTGGCGCCGGTGTGGGGCGTGCACCACGGGCACCTCGCGGCGATCGAGGGCCGGCCGGCCGCCGAGACCGCCGCGATCCTGCGCCCGGCCCTGGACGCCGAGATCGGGTCGCTGCTCGCCACCGTGCTGAAGTTCGCCCTGGTCGCGACGGAGGAGCTGGACATCGTCCGGGGGCTGTGCGACGCGCTGATCGACCAGGTCCGCCCGCGGGGCTGGATGACCGCGCTGGCGCACGGCAGCTTCGTCCGGGCGCACGCCCTGGTCCCGGCCGGGCGGGTCGGGGACGCGGTCGCCGACGCCCGGTTCGCGTTCGAGTTCAAGCTCGCCAACCCGCCCGCACCGGGTCTGGTCTGGACGGTGTTCCCGCTGGTGGAGGCGCTGACCGAGGCCGACGACCTGCCGTCCGCCGAGGCCGCCCTGGCCGCCGCGGAGGCGGCCGGCTGGGGCAGCCCGGACCGGCCGCGGCCCAGCGCCGCCGCGGTGGCCGGGCTCGGCAGCCTGGCGCCGGGCAAGCTGCGGACCGCGCTGCTGCTGGAGCGCCGGGCCCGCCTGCGCCTGGCCCAGCACCGCCCGGCCGACGCGCACGCCGACCTGACCGCGGCCGCCGCGATCTGGCAGGCGCTCGGCGCGCGGCACCCCGGGCTGGCCGCCTGGCGGGTCGACGACTGCCTGGCCCTGGCCGCGCTCGGGGACTTCCCGGCCGCCCGCCGGCTGGCCGAGGAGCACCTGGACCTGGCCGCCCGGGTCGGCCTGGCCGGTCCGCGCGGCGCCGGCCTGCGCGCGCTGGCCCGCACGGTCCCGCCGGTCGAGGCGGTCCCGCTGCTGACCCAGGCCGCCCACCTGCTGGCCGCGTCCCCGATGCGGCTGGAGTACGCCCGGGTGCTGACCGACCTGGGCGCCGCGCTACGCCGGGCGAACCAGCGCGCGGCCGCCCGGGATCCCCTGGTCCAGGCCCTGGACCTGGCCGATCACGGCGGGATGCGGCTGATCGCCCGGCGGGCCCGGCAGGAGCTGCTCGCCGCGGGCGGGCGCCCGCGCCGGACGGTGATCACCGGCCCGGGCGCGCTGACGCCGGCCGAGCACCGGGTCGCGGTCCTGGCCGCGCTGGGGCACAGCAACAAGCAGATCGCCGACCAGCTCTACGTCACCCGCCGCACGGTCGAGACCCACCTGACCCACGTCTTCCAGAAGCTCGCGGTCAGCAGCCGCGCCCAGCTGGCCACGTCCCTGCCGGAGAACTAG
- a CDS encoding ABC transporter ATP-binding protein has protein sequence MTTFASLRLDGVTRRFAGADALTGLDLEIRRGEFIALLGPSGCGKSTALNCLAGLLPLSAGSIWRDGDRLDTLPPERRGFGMVFQNYALFPHMSVRKNISFGLKMRNVARAEARRRTDEAIRLVHLEEHAGKLPGQLSGGQQQRVAIARAVVVEPSLVLMDEPLSNLDAKLRLEMRTEIRRLHQNLGLTTVYVTHDQEEALSMADRLVVLRAGRVQQIGTPEEVHTRPANRHVADFMGFRNLLPGIFLSAAEIKIDQFGGTAGSPAGPVQPGDPVVAAIRPDDIVLDPSGVEVTVEVAEYHGREIAAEARTADGLTLHLRTSQRLAPGDKVSVTFPPDRLLVFPA, from the coding sequence ATGACGACGTTCGCGTCGCTGCGCCTGGACGGGGTGACCCGCCGGTTCGCCGGTGCGGACGCCCTGACCGGGCTCGACCTGGAGATCCGGCGGGGCGAGTTCATCGCGCTGCTCGGCCCGTCCGGGTGCGGCAAGTCGACCGCGCTGAACTGCCTGGCCGGGCTGCTCCCGCTCAGCGCCGGCAGCATCTGGCGGGACGGGGACCGGTTGGACACGTTGCCGCCGGAGCGCCGTGGGTTCGGGATGGTCTTCCAGAACTACGCACTTTTCCCGCATATGTCCGTACGCAAGAATATTTCCTTTGGTCTGAAAATGCGGAACGTGGCGCGGGCCGAGGCGCGGCGCCGGACCGACGAGGCGATTCGCCTGGTGCACCTGGAGGAGCACGCCGGCAAGCTGCCCGGCCAGCTCTCCGGCGGTCAGCAGCAGCGGGTCGCGATCGCCCGCGCGGTCGTCGTCGAGCCGTCGCTGGTGCTGATGGACGAGCCGCTCAGCAACCTGGACGCGAAACTGCGGCTGGAGATGCGCACCGAGATCCGCCGGCTGCACCAGAACCTGGGCCTGACCACGGTCTATGTGACGCACGACCAGGAGGAGGCGCTGTCGATGGCCGATCGCCTGGTGGTGCTGCGCGCCGGGCGGGTCCAGCAGATCGGCACTCCGGAGGAGGTGCACACCCGGCCCGCGAACCGGCACGTCGCCGATTTCATGGGCTTCCGCAACCTGCTGCCCGGCATCTTTCTCTCGGCCGCCGAGATCAAAATCGACCAATTCGGAGGTACGGCGGGAAGCCCGGCCGGCCCGGTCCAACCCGGTGATCCGGTGGTGGCCGCGATCCGTCCCGACGACATCGTGCTCGACCCCTCGGGAGTCGAGGTGACCGTGGAGGTCGCCGAGTACCACGGGCGGGAGATCGCCGCCGAAGCCCGGACAGCCGACGGCTTGACGTTGCATCTGCGCACGTCACAGCGCCTGGCGCCGGGCGACAAGGTGTCGGTGACCTTCCCGCCCGACCGGCTGCTGGTGTTTCCGGCATGA